From a single Alkalihalophilus pseudofirmus genomic region:
- a CDS encoding SDR family oxidoreductase — protein sequence MTNKSYPTSQPAQHQNRQPGFEEEMNPKPVYDRTEYKGSGKLEGKVALITGGDSGIGRAVAVAFAREGADLVIGYLDEHEDAQITKGLVEKEGKQCLLFTGDIGEESIAKQLVQKTIETYNKLDILVNNAAEQHPQTSLEAITAEQLERTFKTNIFSFFHVTKAALPHLKSGASIINTASITAYQGNDQLIDYSSTKGAIVSFTRSLSESLIKRGIRVNGVAPGPIWTPLIPASFDASHVASFGQNSPLGRAGQPEELAPSYVYLASDDSSYVSGQMLHVNGGTIVNG from the coding sequence ATGACAAATAAATCGTATCCAACTAGTCAGCCAGCTCAGCATCAAAATCGCCAGCCAGGCTTTGAGGAGGAAATGAACCCAAAACCTGTGTATGACCGGACGGAATACAAGGGGAGCGGGAAGCTTGAAGGTAAAGTAGCTCTCATTACAGGAGGAGACAGCGGAATTGGACGAGCGGTTGCTGTAGCATTCGCTAGAGAGGGAGCAGACCTTGTCATTGGGTATTTAGATGAACATGAAGATGCCCAGATTACCAAAGGATTAGTCGAAAAAGAAGGGAAGCAATGTTTATTATTCACTGGAGATATTGGGGAGGAAAGCATTGCTAAGCAGCTTGTTCAAAAAACGATCGAAACCTATAATAAGCTAGATATTCTAGTAAATAATGCAGCAGAGCAGCATCCTCAAACATCACTTGAAGCAATCACTGCAGAGCAGTTAGAGAGAACATTTAAAACAAATATTTTCTCCTTTTTCCATGTAACAAAAGCAGCACTGCCTCACTTGAAATCTGGTGCGAGTATTATTAACACAGCATCTATTACGGCATATCAAGGAAATGATCAATTAATCGATTACTCCTCAACAAAAGGGGCGATCGTCAGCTTTACCCGTTCCTTATCAGAATCATTAATTAAACGAGGCATACGAGTAAATGGTGTGGCGCCTGGTCCTATTTGGACGCCGCTTATCCCAGCAAGCTTTGATGCGAGCCACGTCGCTTCTTTTGGGCAAAACTCCCCTTTAGGACGTGCCGGGCAGCCGGAAGAATTGGCACCTTCCTATGTTTATCTAGCATCTGATGATTCCTCTTATGTCAGCGGACAGATGCTTCATGTAAACGGCGGGACCATTGTAAACGGTTAA
- a CDS encoding YycC family protein, with translation MRPLQISAETAQKLSKSLNVPIEQIMHMPQHILIAKLAELEKKNDSTEK, from the coding sequence ATGAGACCTTTACAAATTTCAGCCGAGACTGCACAAAAATTATCTAAATCATTGAATGTGCCGATTGAACAAATTATGCATATGCCTCAGCATATTCTAATTGCAAAACTGGCTGAGCTTGAGAAAAAAAATGATAGCACAGAAAAATAA
- a CDS encoding NCS2 family permease: protein MTTKPIHYPLYKREDTDAFFALFQNNLANFVIIAVTMLGMGFPASIVFGKVIPGAAVAVMAGNLYYAYMAKRLAVKENRTDVTALSYGISTPVMFVFLFGVLAPANALTGDPELAWKIAVAAAFLSGLIEAVVSLSGNWVRDHLPRAAMLGALAGVAITFIAGEMLFNTFSIPVVGLVALAIILVGVVGKVAMPFNIPASLFAVIIGTALAFALGYQSPGSIAEGISNMGFYPIVPSLAAFEGMTYLFGALIGLLAVLLPITLYNAIETMNNVDAMAAAGDSYDVRECQAVDGTGTMLGAIFGGLFPTTVYIATVGSKQMGAGRGYSILNAVVFGAAAVTGVIAALAAIIPLAAIAPILVFVGLSMVTTAFQSNDKKYYPAVAIAMLPYFANYVMTRFNNGAGEVVAGISEGIVPLGQGAMFTAILLGAMTVAIIDRNFKQATIFSLIAAFLSFVGFMHAPALAVNAAPDYAIGYVLVAVFFVYCAYKQASAQEVTEPALTKTKQQVAS from the coding sequence ATGACGACTAAACCTATTCATTATCCCCTTTATAAAAGAGAGGATACAGATGCATTTTTTGCCTTATTCCAAAATAACTTAGCAAACTTTGTGATTATAGCGGTCACTATGCTTGGTATGGGATTCCCTGCTAGTATTGTGTTTGGAAAAGTTATTCCTGGTGCTGCTGTTGCTGTTATGGCCGGAAATTTATATTATGCGTACATGGCAAAGCGCTTGGCCGTTAAAGAAAACCGAACTGATGTAACCGCCCTGTCTTATGGGATCAGCACTCCTGTTATGTTTGTCTTTTTATTTGGGGTTCTTGCGCCTGCTAACGCTCTTACAGGTGACCCTGAACTTGCTTGGAAAATTGCTGTTGCCGCAGCCTTTTTAAGTGGTTTGATTGAAGCTGTAGTCAGCTTATCTGGAAACTGGGTCCGTGACCACCTGCCGCGCGCAGCCATGTTAGGAGCTCTTGCGGGTGTGGCAATCACATTTATTGCTGGTGAAATGTTATTTAATACGTTCTCCATTCCGGTTGTAGGTCTTGTTGCTTTAGCTATTATTTTAGTTGGTGTAGTTGGTAAAGTCGCAATGCCATTCAATATCCCTGCATCATTATTCGCCGTAATCATAGGTACTGCTCTAGCTTTTGCCTTAGGGTATCAATCTCCTGGAAGTATTGCTGAAGGTATCTCAAACATGGGATTTTACCCAATCGTCCCTTCACTAGCTGCATTTGAAGGAATGACTTATTTATTTGGAGCACTTATTGGATTACTTGCCGTATTATTGCCCATCACACTTTATAATGCGATTGAAACGATGAATAACGTCGATGCGATGGCAGCTGCAGGTGATTCCTATGATGTTCGTGAATGCCAAGCTGTGGACGGCACAGGGACGATGCTTGGTGCCATTTTTGGAGGATTGTTTCCTACAACTGTTTATATTGCCACAGTCGGCTCAAAACAAATGGGAGCCGGACGAGGATACAGTATATTAAATGCCGTTGTTTTTGGTGCAGCAGCTGTAACAGGTGTGATTGCTGCATTAGCCGCGATCATTCCATTAGCTGCGATCGCACCAATTCTTGTATTTGTCGGCTTATCAATGGTCACAACAGCCTTTCAATCTAATGATAAGAAATACTATCCTGCTGTGGCGATCGCAATGCTGCCGTATTTCGCTAACTATGTTATGACACGATTTAATAACGGAGCAGGTGAAGTCGTTGCTGGGATTTCTGAGGGGATCGTTCCACTCGGACAAGGAGCTATGTTTACAGCTATTTTACTTGGGGCTATGACGGTTGCTATTATTGATCGGAATTTTAAACAAGCAACCATTTTCTCTCTGATTGCTGCCTTCTTATCTTTTGTCGGATTTATGCATGCACCGGCTCTTGCTGTTAATGCTGCCCCAGATTATGCTATAGGATATGTACTAGTTGCCGTTTTCTTTGTATATTGTGCGTATAAACAAGCATCGGCACAAGAAGTCACAGAGCCTGCTTTAACGAAAACAAAACAACAAGTAGCCTCTTAA